A segment of the Bacillus pseudomycoides genome:
TCAGCTAACTGCAGGACATTCCATGGCTCTTTCCCTTTTTTATCTGGGTGCAATTCCACAACAGATTGCCACATCTTTTCCGCCGTATGTTGATCTTTTATCATATAAGCAGAGTATGCAAACCAATAATAAAAGCTGACATCTCCTTCATAACCTTGACGCTTTAATAGCCTTAACCATTTATATGCTGATGCAAAGTGACCAATTGTCGCAAATGTTGTCCCTAGCTTCAATCGATGCTCAAATGACATCGGATATACTGATTCTAATTGCCCAGCTAACGCTTCTACTTGTTTATGCTCTCCAATTGAATATAGGAAAATAAGTGTATTACAAAGCGCATGCATATTACCTGGATTTTTCTCTAAAATCATCTCAGTTAACTTGAGTGCTTGATCTACATTTCCTGATTGAAAATGCGCAATTGCTAAGTTATTATAACCCGACCAAAATTCTGGATAATCCTTTGTTACAACTTCAAGCGTAGCAATCGCTTCCTCCAATTGTCCGTTACGAATATAACGATTCGCCTCTTCCTGCATAACAATTAATTCATCTTCATCTTCAATTTCTTCCGTATCAAACGATTCTTCTTCCATAATCTCAAGTAATTCTAACGTATCTTCCACAAATTCTTTTTCTGTAGCTACCTCTAAATACTTCTCCGCATACTTCTTTGCTTGCTGAAACAAACCAAGATATGCATAATTATTTGCTACAAAATAATAGCACTGTTCAATATCAGCGTTAGAACGAATGAGTTTCAAGAAAATTTGATTCGACTCTTGATACTCTCCTACCTCAGATAATACCGTCGCTAATTGACATAAAATAAACGGCTCTTTCTCACTTTGTGCCGCTCTTCTAAAGTATTTAATTGCATCTTGTAATTTATGACCTTGATAAGCTTTCATTCCTTTTTTATAAAAGAAATCAGCTAATTGATTAAAAGAGATAACTTGTCTGTTCTCCTTATATATCCGTTGATTTTTCCCCATATATCCTCCAGTTTTTTGTTTTCTTCGCTCACACATTTTATATCTATAAGTATAAACGATTCCGTAAAAAACAAAACAGTATATTATAATCAATTATTTCCTTTTTATTCATAAAAAGAGAAGGGAAATGTTACATTTTTAACATTGACCTTCTCTAGCTGCTATTTCTTCTTTCGTATAAATAATACGCATTGGATTTCCACCTACAAAAGCACCACTTGGTACATCATGGTGAACAAGCGTACCCGCTGAAATAATGGCACGATTCCCAATTTCTACACCTGGCAATATAGTTGAATTTGCTCCTATCATCACTTCATCCCCTATAACGACTTCCCCAAGGCGATATTCCGTAATTAAATATTCATGAGCTAAAATCGTTGTGTTATAGCCGATTATTGAATTCGTTCCAACTGTAATCTTTTCTGGAAACATAATATCAGGCATAGCCATAAGGGCAAATGATGTTTGTTTTCCTACTTTCATCCGTAAAAATGTACGATACAACCAATTTTTCATTGATAAGAATGGTGTATAACGCGCAATTTGAATGACGATAAAATTTTTCATGACCTTCCAAAAGGATACGGTTTTATATACATTCCATAATGAATTTGCTCCTGAAACAGGGTAGCGCGTTGTCCGTCGCACTTTGCTCTCTCCCCTTATCTACTTACTCAGATAAAATAGATAACAAATCACTCATTTTATCTAGTACATAATCCGGCTTATACGACTCTAAGTATTCTCTACCTTTAATCGTCCAAGCAACTGCTGCTGTTTTTGTGCCTGCATTTTGTCCGCCTACAATATCATGATGATTATCACCAACCATTAATGTTTCTTCTGGTTTCGCATGTAGTAACTTGAGCGCTTTTTGAATTGGTTCTGGATGTGGTTTCACGTGCTGTACATCATCAATCGTAACAACAACATCAAAGAATTCGTTTAACTTTGAAAGTTTTAAACCCATTTCTACTGTTTGTCTCGCCTTCGTTGTGACAATCCCAATTTTGTAGCCCTGCTTCTTTAATTCTCGAACCGCCTCATAAACAGTTTCATATTCTTCTACTAGTTCATCATGATGCTCATGATTAAATTGACGATAGCACTGGATCATTTCATCTACCTTGTTCTCATCCATCGAACCGAATGTCTCATGCAAAGATGGACCGATAAATGGCAATACATCTTCGCGCTTATACTGATCTGGATAGTACTTGTTTAACGTGTGTAAAAAAGAAGAAATAATGAGTTCATTTGTATTAATTAATGTTCCATCTAAATCAAATAACACCGTATTTATTTTCATATGCTAAGGTCCTTTCGCTACCTGAATATGAAAGAAGCAGCATCTCATACAAGATGCTACTTTTTTCTAGTTTTCTAAATATCTTTTATCAGCTTGCCCCGTTTTACGTCTCACAATAATGAAAATAATCGAAATAACAACAAGCCCGATGGACACCACTTGTGCAACACGAAGTGGTCCTAGCATTAAGCTATCCGTACGTAACCATTCTACAAAGAAACGTCCAATTGAATACCAAATTAAATACGTAAAGAATAATTCACCGCGTCGTAAATTCGCTTTGCGCAATAACAACAATAGGATTACACCTACAAAACTCCATAATGATTCATATAAGAACGTTGGATGATAATAAACACCATCAATATACATTTGATTCACAATAAACTCTGGTAAATGTAAGCCTTCTAAAAACTGTCTTGTTACTTCACCACCATGAGCCTCTTGGTTCATAAAGTTTCCCCAGCGTCCGATTGCTTGTCCAAGCAAAATACTTGGTGCCGCAATATCAGCTAACTTCCAGAAAGAAAGCCCGCGT
Coding sequences within it:
- a CDS encoding lipopolysaccharide assembly protein LapB, giving the protein MGKNQRIYKENRQVISFNQLADFFYKKGMKAYQGHKLQDAIKYFRRAAQSEKEPFILCQLATVLSEVGEYQESNQIFLKLIRSNADIEQCYYFVANNYAYLGLFQQAKKYAEKYLEVATEKEFVEDTLELLEIMEEESFDTEEIEDEDELIVMQEEANRYIRNGQLEEAIATLEVVTKDYPEFWSGYNNLAIAHFQSGNVDQALKLTEMILEKNPGNMHALCNTLIFLYSIGEHKQVEALAGQLESVYPMSFEHRLKLGTTFATIGHFASAYKWLRLLKRQGYEGDVSFYYWFAYSAYMIKDQHTAEKMWQSVVELHPDKKGKEPWNVLQLADEGQNVLLEELRKSFRQSETLEEQMLALYLMNELTTPEKIGFFFDVAQAKNRVPIVSQLAKYFFLMSSHKSIPSELQPFEQCVRIADALYNYTNKEDELIEECLHFWFCTFIRLYTSGTAFTNVFGWSAAIEYIVRDQQRNKMTQAELGNIYNVSVATVRKYVQVVKRTHA
- a CDS encoding DapH/DapD/GlmU-related protein; protein product: MRRTTRYPVSGANSLWNVYKTVSFWKVMKNFIVIQIARYTPFLSMKNWLYRTFLRMKVGKQTSFALMAMPDIMFPEKITVGTNSIIGYNTTILAHEYLITEYRLGEVVIGDEVMIGANSTILPGVEIGNRAIISAGTLVHHDVPSGAFVGGNPMRIIYTKEEIAAREGQC
- the ppaX gene encoding pyrophosphatase PpaX, whose product is MKINTVLFDLDGTLINTNELIISSFLHTLNKYYPDQYKREDVLPFIGPSLHETFGSMDENKVDEMIQCYRQFNHEHHDELVEEYETVYEAVRELKKQGYKIGIVTTKARQTVEMGLKLSKLNEFFDVVVTIDDVQHVKPHPEPIQKALKLLHAKPEETLMVGDNHHDIVGGQNAGTKTAAVAWTIKGREYLESYKPDYVLDKMSDLLSILSE
- the lgt gene encoding prolipoprotein diacylglyceryl transferase; its protein translation is MLLGSVSQLDRIAIQLGPFPVYWYGVIIGTGVLLGLWLATREGERLGIPKDTFVDLVLIAVPIAIICARAYYVIFEWEYYMQDPRQIINIRQGGLAIHGGLIGAVITGVIFAKRRGLSFWKLADIAAPSILLGQAIGRWGNFMNQEAHGGEVTRQFLEGLHLPEFIVNQMYIDGVYYHPTFLYESLWSFVGVILLLLLRKANLRRGELFFTYLIWYSIGRFFVEWLRTDSLMLGPLRVAQVVSIGLVVISIIFIIVRRKTGQADKRYLEN